One window from the genome of Rufibacter tibetensis encodes:
- a CDS encoding SixA phosphatase family protein, translated as MIKSLKFPLLLTCLLSICVLFSCTAQKGTGKKAHAAETIRKGQAAKTVVYLVRHAEKAASNGNMTDDPVLSEAGRKRTEVLKNQLASVPVAALFATKYKRTQQTLQPLATAQKQKVQIYEAQDYAGLAQKIKQEYAGKTVVVAGHSNTVLPLVEALSGKKPVSEIADFQYDYLFKVTLPNGEEPLVEVQKYGEPSVAPAY; from the coding sequence ATGATAAAATCCTTGAAATTTCCGCTGCTGCTCACATGTTTGCTGAGCATTTGTGTTCTGTTTAGTTGTACTGCCCAAAAAGGCACTGGTAAAAAAGCGCATGCTGCCGAAACCATAAGGAAAGGTCAAGCTGCTAAAACAGTAGTGTATTTAGTGCGTCACGCCGAGAAAGCTGCTTCCAACGGAAACATGACTGATGACCCCGTTTTGTCAGAAGCAGGCCGTAAACGGACCGAGGTGCTGAAGAACCAGTTGGCTTCCGTTCCAGTGGCGGCTCTTTTCGCCACCAAGTACAAACGCACGCAACAAACGCTTCAACCTTTGGCCACTGCCCAGAAACAAAAGGTCCAGATCTATGAGGCGCAAGATTATGCAGGATTGGCACAGAAAATAAAGCAGGAGTATGCCGGCAAAACAGTGGTAGTGGCCGGACACTCCAATACGGTATTGCCTTTGGTAGAAGCACTAAGTGGAAAAAAGCCAGTTTCTGAAATTGCCGACTTTCAATATGATTACCTGTTCAAAGTGACTTTACCCAATGGAGAAGAGCCCTTAGTAGAAGTGCAGAAATATGGAGAGCCGTCCGTAGCTCCAGCTTACTAA
- a CDS encoding MFS transporter: MTTPISSPAHPELTKLNLWVMTIATGMVVANLYYNQPLLGRISETFGVTEASAGSLAMLTQIGYAVGMLFIIPLGDMLRRKRLIMVDFAAIIIALLLAAFSVNIQMLMAASFLIGATSVVPQLLIPMAAHLAKPETRGRTVGFVMSGLLIGILLSRTVSGFVGAHLGWRAMFYIASGMMLVLWGALYFLLPEVPSDFKGNYKSLMKSLVHLVRDQPMLRLVAFRGALCYATFGAFWTTLVFLLEEPPFNAGSDVAGLFGLVGAGGALAAGYMGKLNDRGNAFSITTFSIALIVFSYVVFGFSGSSIIGLVIGVILLDLGVQATHISNQAFIFSLIPEARNRLNTVYMVTYFVGGASGTFIASQAWHLWKWNGVVAVGLVFSILALVLHLVFMRADKPAYSAVKQV, translated from the coding sequence ATGACAACACCTATTTCCTCCCCCGCTCATCCGGAACTTACCAAACTCAATTTATGGGTGATGACCATTGCTACGGGTATGGTAGTGGCGAACCTGTACTACAACCAACCGTTGCTAGGCCGCATCTCTGAAACCTTTGGGGTTACAGAGGCCTCGGCGGGTAGTTTGGCTATGTTGACCCAGATTGGCTACGCAGTGGGCATGCTCTTTATCATTCCGCTGGGCGATATGCTGCGCCGGAAACGGCTGATCATGGTAGATTTTGCCGCCATCATCATTGCCTTACTTCTGGCAGCCTTCTCGGTGAACATTCAAATGCTTATGGCGGCTAGTTTCCTAATAGGGGCCACCTCAGTAGTACCACAGCTGCTGATTCCCATGGCCGCCCACCTGGCCAAACCGGAGACCCGCGGCCGAACCGTAGGCTTTGTGATGAGTGGTTTGTTGATTGGCATTCTCCTTTCCCGCACCGTTAGTGGGTTTGTAGGTGCGCACCTGGGCTGGAGGGCCATGTTCTACATTGCGTCAGGCATGATGCTGGTGCTGTGGGGAGCGCTGTACTTTCTTTTACCTGAGGTACCCTCTGATTTTAAGGGAAACTACAAAAGCCTGATGAAATCTCTGGTGCACCTGGTACGGGACCAACCCATGCTGCGTCTGGTGGCCTTTCGTGGCGCTCTGTGTTACGCCACCTTTGGAGCATTCTGGACTACGTTGGTGTTTCTGTTGGAAGAACCGCCTTTCAACGCAGGTAGTGACGTGGCCGGCCTTTTCGGGTTGGTAGGAGCTGGGGGTGCTCTGGCCGCAGGTTACATGGGAAAACTCAACGACCGGGGAAATGCCTTTTCCATTACAACCTTCAGCATTGCGCTTATTGTGTTTTCCTATGTAGTGTTCGGGTTCTCGGGCAGCAGCATTATTGGATTAGTGATTGGTGTAATTCTCCTTGATCTGGGCGTGCAGGCCACCCATATTTCTAACCAGGCGTTTATCTTCTCCCTTATTCCGGAAGCCCGAAACCGATTAAATACCGTGTACATGGTCACCTATTTTGTGGGAGGAGCATCCGGTACGTTCATCGCGAGCCAAGCATGGCACCTCTGGAAATGGAACGGCGTAGTAGCAGTTGGCTTAGTATTCTCTATCCTGGCTTTGGTGCTGCACCTGGTGTTCATGCGCGCAGATAAACCTGCTTATTCAGCCGTGAAGCAAGTCTAA
- a CDS encoding phosphotransferase enzyme family protein — protein MASVFPTAYSTLRADALASFVSEQYNLGAAQGEFLTRGVGDTYLIATPDTRYILRVYRASHRNYAQVQTETDLLLALKEAGVSVSYPVTDATGKVIQTLPAAEGDRCAVLFTYAPGRMVPQLSDKQLRLLGQEMARFHHVSASVHMSDARWLLNVETTLTKPIQAIKGFFAEAPEDYEWLQDAAAKAQERLAQFNTSAFSFGYCHYDFFPKNFHFDGDEKLTLFDFDFLGRGYLVNDVMTFWQHLCLDVHYGKMTQETADQAFFNFLTAYREVRPLSEEELAAIPYLALGFWVFYLGFYATHDHFLPLLQKPRLKVRMQLIRQIMERYWEKDLKPGDSSFS, from the coding sequence ATGGCTTCCGTATTTCCCACTGCCTATTCCACTTTACGTGCAGATGCGCTTGCCTCATTTGTTTCAGAGCAGTACAACCTGGGCGCTGCGCAAGGCGAGTTCCTGACCAGGGGCGTGGGTGATACGTATCTGATTGCAACCCCAGATACCCGTTACATCCTGCGGGTGTACCGAGCCTCACACAGAAACTACGCGCAAGTACAAACTGAAACCGACTTGCTTTTAGCCCTGAAGGAAGCCGGGGTTTCTGTCTCCTACCCGGTTACGGATGCAACCGGAAAGGTGATACAAACCCTACCAGCCGCAGAAGGAGACCGGTGTGCAGTGTTGTTCACCTATGCGCCCGGCCGCATGGTGCCTCAGCTAAGTGACAAACAGTTGCGGCTCCTGGGACAGGAAATGGCCAGGTTCCATCATGTATCTGCCTCCGTTCACATGAGCGACGCACGTTGGCTGCTGAATGTTGAAACAACCCTTACTAAACCTATTCAAGCTATTAAAGGCTTCTTCGCTGAAGCCCCAGAAGACTACGAGTGGCTGCAAGACGCTGCGGCCAAAGCGCAAGAACGCCTGGCGCAGTTCAACACCAGTGCTTTTTCTTTTGGCTATTGCCACTATGATTTCTTCCCGAAGAACTTCCACTTTGACGGTGACGAGAAACTCACCCTTTTTGACTTTGACTTCTTGGGGCGTGGGTATTTGGTAAATGATGTCATGACCTTCTGGCAACACCTGTGCCTTGACGTGCATTATGGTAAAATGACCCAGGAAACTGCTGACCAAGCCTTCTTTAATTTCCTAACCGCTTACCGAGAGGTACGCCCGCTTTCAGAGGAAGAACTGGCGGCCATTCCCTACCTTGCCTTAGGCTTCTGGGTATTTTACCTCGGCTTTTACGCCACGCATGACCACTTTCTTCCGCTGTTACAAAAGCCCAGATTGAAGGTTCGCATGCAATTGATCAGGCAGATTATGGAGCGTTATTGGGAAAAGGACCTGAAACCAGGTGACTCTTCATTTTCCTGA
- a CDS encoding SDR family oxidoreductase, with product MNQEEENKQQDPTKKFDAPPFSESTQSEPGEESEMKIKPDHGEESYKGSGKLVGRKAVITGGDSGIGKAVAIAFAREGADVLISYLNEEEDAQDTAKWIEQEGRKAVLVPGDISDEAHCKTIVQRAVDEFGQIDILVNNAAFQMARESLQDIPSEEFDRTFKTNVYAMFYLCKAAEPHMKPGSTIINTTSVNAYKPSPLLLAYAATKGAIQNFTANLGQILADKGIRVNCVAPGPIWTPLIPATMPEEQVKTFGKDTPLKRPGQPVELSAIYVLLASEGSSYMTGSTVQVTGGTPTI from the coding sequence ATGAACCAGGAAGAAGAAAACAAACAACAAGACCCTACCAAAAAATTTGATGCGCCCCCTTTTTCTGAGTCTACCCAAAGCGAGCCGGGCGAAGAGTCAGAAATGAAGATCAAACCCGATCATGGCGAGGAGTCCTACAAAGGGTCGGGGAAACTAGTGGGCCGTAAAGCCGTCATCACCGGCGGCGACTCCGGAATAGGCAAAGCGGTAGCCATTGCCTTCGCCCGCGAGGGAGCCGATGTGTTGATTTCCTACCTGAACGAGGAGGAAGACGCCCAAGATACTGCCAAGTGGATAGAGCAGGAAGGCCGGAAAGCAGTTCTGGTACCCGGTGACATCAGTGACGAGGCGCATTGCAAAACCATTGTGCAGCGGGCGGTAGACGAATTCGGGCAAATTGACATTCTGGTGAACAACGCCGCTTTCCAAATGGCGCGTGAGTCGTTGCAGGACATTCCCAGTGAGGAGTTTGACCGGACGTTCAAAACCAATGTGTACGCCATGTTCTACCTGTGCAAAGCCGCCGAGCCGCACATGAAACCGGGCAGCACCATCATCAATACTACGTCGGTGAACGCCTATAAGCCATCGCCTTTGCTGTTGGCCTACGCCGCCACCAAAGGTGCTATCCAGAACTTTACTGCCAACCTGGGCCAGATCTTAGCAGACAAAGGTATACGGGTGAACTGCGTGGCACCGGGACCCATCTGGACACCACTCATTCCGGCTACCATGCCAGAGGAACAAGTGAAAACCTTCGGGAAAGACACGCCATTGAAACGCCCCGGCCAACCCGTGGAACTGTCGGCGATCTATGTATTGCTAGCCTCTGAAGGTTCCAGCTACATGACCGGTTCTACCGTGCAGGTAACTGGTGGTACACCCACGATTTAA
- a CDS encoding alpha-galactosidase: protein MLYRLVAFLLVALVTGAKAQTKNELVIETKNLHLVLSVGANQKLYQSYLGPKLTEVSEYAKLQPEHEAYVTAGTENLFEPAIRVTHNDGNPSLDLRYASSRTEKQDNISTTHITLKDPKYPVEVTLHFSAYFQEDVIKTWTEIKHQEKKPVVLTQYASAMLHFDAPQYYLTQFHGDWAEEMRMEESKLTSGTKVLDSKLGSRANMYQTPVFFLSKNKLADETTGEVLAGTLAWTGNFRFAFDMDEKQSLRMVAGINPYASEYKLPKGETFTTPAFIFTYSTQGKGTASRNFHRWGRTYGILDGNESRYTLLNNWEATYFDFNEVKLSGLFEDAAKLGVDLFLLDDGWFANKYPRNSDGAGLGDWQENKEKLPNGIGHLIKDAESKGMKFGIWLEPEMVNPKSELYEKHPEWILKLPNREEHLYRNQLILDLVNPKVQDFVFNVVDNLLTKHPNIAYIKWDNNRMMTNAFSPYLKENQSHLYIDYNRSLYKVLDRVRKKYPHLPIMLCSGGGGRTDYGALPYFTSFWPSDNTDGVERIFIQWGYSYFFPSIALSSHVTSWGKQSLKFRTDVAMMGKLGFDQEIGKWTKEELAFSQQAVKNYKRVSEVIWKGDLYRLVSPYEGNRASVMYVAPAQDKAVLYAYNLHTRFNETMFPVTLQGLDPKKTYRIEEINLFPGTKSNFAANGKNFSGDYLMKVGLPIAPDANALTSHIYEITAQ, encoded by the coding sequence ATGTTGTATCGCTTAGTTGCTTTCTTGCTAGTTGCTTTGGTGACCGGTGCGAAAGCGCAGACTAAAAATGAGCTGGTCATTGAGACTAAAAACTTGCATCTGGTGCTTTCGGTGGGTGCCAACCAGAAGCTGTATCAAAGTTATCTGGGCCCCAAACTCACCGAGGTGTCTGAATACGCCAAACTGCAGCCAGAGCACGAAGCCTACGTTACTGCTGGGACCGAAAACCTGTTTGAACCAGCTATCAGGGTCACGCATAACGACGGAAACCCCTCGTTGGATCTGCGGTATGCCTCCAGTAGAACTGAAAAGCAAGACAACATCAGCACCACCCACATCACCCTCAAAGACCCTAAATACCCGGTGGAAGTAACGCTTCATTTTTCAGCCTATTTTCAGGAAGACGTGATTAAAACCTGGACCGAGATTAAGCACCAGGAAAAGAAACCGGTGGTGCTCACGCAGTACGCTTCGGCCATGCTGCACTTTGATGCGCCGCAGTACTACCTCACTCAGTTCCACGGCGATTGGGCCGAGGAGATGCGCATGGAGGAAAGCAAACTTACCAGTGGCACCAAAGTATTAGACAGCAAACTGGGCAGCCGCGCCAACATGTACCAGACCCCGGTGTTCTTTCTGTCCAAAAACAAACTCGCTGATGAAACCACTGGTGAGGTGCTGGCGGGCACGCTGGCCTGGACCGGAAACTTCCGGTTTGCGTTTGACATGGACGAGAAGCAGTCGCTCAGGATGGTGGCCGGCATTAACCCGTACGCCTCTGAATATAAACTCCCGAAAGGCGAAACCTTCACCACACCTGCTTTCATCTTTACCTACAGCACCCAGGGCAAAGGCACCGCCAGCCGTAACTTCCACCGGTGGGGCCGTACCTACGGCATCTTGGACGGAAACGAATCAAGGTACACGCTCCTCAATAACTGGGAAGCCACCTACTTTGATTTCAATGAAGTGAAGCTTTCCGGCTTGTTTGAGGATGCGGCTAAACTAGGTGTAGACTTATTTCTGCTGGACGATGGCTGGTTTGCGAACAAATATCCACGCAACAGCGATGGAGCCGGGCTGGGCGATTGGCAAGAAAACAAAGAAAAACTGCCGAACGGCATTGGGCACTTGATCAAAGACGCCGAAAGCAAAGGCATGAAGTTCGGGATCTGGCTGGAGCCCGAAATGGTGAACCCCAAAAGCGAACTCTACGAGAAGCACCCCGAATGGATTCTAAAACTGCCCAACCGCGAAGAGCACCTCTACCGCAACCAGCTCATTCTGGACTTGGTCAACCCCAAGGTGCAGGATTTTGTCTTCAATGTTGTAGACAACCTGCTCACCAAGCACCCCAACATTGCCTACATCAAATGGGACAACAACCGGATGATGACCAACGCCTTCTCTCCGTACCTGAAGGAAAACCAGTCACACCTGTACATTGACTATAACCGCAGCTTGTACAAAGTGTTGGACCGGGTACGCAAGAAATACCCGCACCTACCCATCATGCTGTGCTCCGGTGGCGGCGGGCGCACCGATTATGGTGCCCTCCCCTACTTCACTTCGTTCTGGCCCAGCGACAACACCGACGGCGTGGAACGCATTTTCATCCAGTGGGGCTATTCGTATTTCTTCCCGTCCATCGCGCTTTCCAGCCACGTGACCTCCTGGGGAAAACAGTCCCTGAAGTTCCGGACCGATGTGGCTATGATGGGTAAACTGGGCTTCGACCAAGAAATTGGCAAATGGACCAAGGAGGAACTTGCTTTCAGCCAACAGGCTGTCAAGAACTACAAACGCGTGAGCGAGGTCATCTGGAAAGGCGATTTGTACCGGCTGGTTTCCCCGTATGAAGGTAACCGGGCCTCCGTGATGTACGTGGCGCCCGCACAGGACAAAGCGGTGCTGTATGCCTACAACCTGCACACCCGCTTCAATGAAACCATGTTCCCGGTGACCCTACAAGGACTGGATCCGAAGAAGACCTACAGAATAGAAGAAATCAACCTTTTCCCGGGCACCAAATCCAACTTTGCAGCTAATGGCAAAAATTTCTCCGGCGATTACCTCATGAAAGTTGGGTTACCCATTGCCCCAGACGCCAATGCGCTCACCAGCCATATTTATGAAATAACCGCACAGTAA
- a CDS encoding carbohydrate kinase family protein, whose amino-acid sequence MKILSFGEILFDIIEGDPYLGGAPLNFAAHSAQCGSEAYIFSAVGKDDLGQLALDKIEALGVQTTLIQQEEDHPTGTVQVVLDNGQPDYTIVQDVAYDFIQFPENAEDIWAIAYDVLYFGTLAQRSETSKETLRQLTEQQTFQHIFYDVNLRKESYTEEIIRASLPLCTILKLNEEEVTVLSGMLYGQELEPQAFAEKITEEYGTQVILITAGAKGCYVYEQGQLSFSPAEPVTVADAIGAGDAFSAAFVFKYLNGETAAHAATMANKLGGYVASQRGPIPAYSKEIKAALGVE is encoded by the coding sequence ATGAAGATTCTATCCTTTGGCGAAATCCTGTTTGACATTATTGAGGGCGACCCTTACCTGGGAGGCGCTCCCCTGAACTTTGCCGCCCACTCGGCCCAGTGCGGTTCCGAGGCCTATATTTTCTCGGCCGTGGGCAAAGATGACTTAGGCCAACTGGCCTTGGACAAGATAGAAGCCTTGGGCGTGCAGACCACCTTGATTCAACAGGAGGAAGATCACCCAACCGGCACAGTGCAGGTAGTGTTAGACAATGGGCAACCCGACTACACCATTGTGCAGGACGTGGCCTATGATTTCATCCAGTTTCCGGAAAACGCCGAGGACATTTGGGCCATCGCCTATGACGTGCTGTACTTCGGCACCCTGGCGCAACGCAGCGAAACCTCCAAAGAAACCTTGCGGCAGCTAACGGAGCAGCAAACATTTCAACACATTTTCTATGATGTAAACCTGCGCAAAGAGTCCTATACCGAGGAAATCATCAGGGCATCGCTCCCGCTTTGTACCATCCTGAAGCTGAATGAGGAAGAGGTAACGGTACTTTCGGGCATGCTGTACGGGCAGGAACTAGAGCCCCAAGCCTTTGCCGAAAAAATCACGGAGGAGTATGGCACCCAAGTCATCCTCATCACGGCAGGCGCCAAAGGCTGTTACGTCTATGAGCAGGGGCAACTGTCCTTCTCCCCCGCTGAGCCGGTGACTGTGGCAGACGCCATTGGCGCGGGAGATGCCTTCAGTGCGGCCTTTGTGTTTAAGTACCTGAACGGGGAAACCGCTGCCCATGCAGCCACAATGGCGAACAAACTGGGTGGCTATGTGGCTTCTCAACGTGGCCCAATCCCAGCTTATTCAAAGGAAATCAAAGCAGCATTAGGTGTAGAATAA
- the lpdA gene encoding dihydrolipoyl dehydrogenase — MASKYDLIVVGSGPGGYVAAIRASQLGMKVGVVEKAELGGICLNWGCIPTKALLKSAQVFEYIQHAKDYGINVGEASADFGAVVARSRGVAQGMSKGIQFLFRKNKIDHIAGYGKLKGQGQLEVTNAEGASEIYEAAHIILATGARSRELPNLPIDGKKIIGYRQAMVLENQPKRMVVVGSGAIGIEFAYFYNAMGTEVTVVEFLPNIVPVEDEEISKQLEKSFKKSGINVMTNSEVQSVDTSGEGCVVKIKTAKGEEIIEADVVLSAVGIQTNLENLGLEELGVGVERGRVLTDDFYRTNVPGVYAIGDIVKGPALAHVASAEGIICVEAIAGHNPEPLDYKNIPGCTYCYPEIASVGYTEKECRELGREIKVGKFPFSASGKASAGGNKDGFVKVIFDAKYGEFLGAHMIGANVTEMIAEIVVARKLETTGHEIIKAVHPHPTMSEAVMEAAAAAYGEVIHL; from the coding sequence ATGGCATCAAAATATGATTTGATAGTGGTGGGTAGCGGCCCCGGTGGTTACGTAGCCGCCATCCGCGCATCACAATTGGGTATGAAAGTAGGCGTGGTGGAGAAAGCTGAGTTGGGCGGTATCTGCCTGAACTGGGGCTGTATCCCTACCAAAGCCTTGCTTAAAAGCGCACAAGTATTTGAGTACATCCAGCACGCCAAAGATTACGGCATTAACGTAGGCGAGGCTTCTGCTGATTTTGGGGCTGTGGTAGCCCGTAGCCGGGGCGTTGCCCAAGGCATGAGCAAAGGCATCCAATTCCTGTTCCGCAAAAACAAGATTGACCATATTGCCGGTTACGGCAAACTGAAAGGCCAAGGCCAATTAGAAGTGACCAACGCTGAAGGCGCTTCCGAAATTTACGAAGCAGCACACATCATTCTGGCTACCGGTGCCCGCTCACGCGAGCTGCCAAACCTGCCTATTGACGGCAAGAAAATCATTGGCTACCGCCAGGCCATGGTGCTGGAAAACCAGCCGAAAAGAATGGTAGTGGTAGGTTCCGGTGCCATTGGCATTGAGTTCGCCTATTTCTACAACGCCATGGGTACTGAGGTAACCGTGGTGGAGTTCCTGCCTAACATTGTTCCGGTAGAAGACGAGGAGATCTCTAAGCAATTGGAGAAATCCTTCAAGAAATCGGGCATCAACGTGATGACCAACTCTGAAGTGCAGAGCGTAGACACCAGCGGCGAAGGCTGCGTGGTGAAAATCAAAACTGCCAAAGGCGAGGAAATTATTGAAGCCGATGTAGTTCTTTCTGCTGTGGGTATCCAAACTAACCTGGAGAACCTGGGTCTGGAAGAACTGGGCGTAGGCGTAGAGCGCGGCCGTGTTCTAACCGATGATTTCTACCGCACCAATGTACCAGGCGTATACGCCATTGGTGACATTGTGAAAGGTCCTGCTTTGGCACACGTTGCCTCTGCCGAAGGCATCATCTGCGTAGAGGCCATTGCTGGTCACAACCCAGAGCCGTTAGACTACAAAAACATCCCGGGTTGTACGTATTGCTACCCAGAAATCGCGTCTGTAGGCTACACGGAAAAAGAGTGCCGTGAACTGGGCCGCGAAATCAAAGTTGGCAAGTTCCCGTTCTCCGCTTCTGGTAAAGCCAGCGCCGGCGGAAACAAAGATGGTTTTGTGAAAGTGATTTTTGACGCTAAATACGGTGAGTTCTTAGGAGCCCACATGATTGGCGCCAACGTAACCGAGATGATCGCGGAGATTGTGGTAGCCCGTAAACTGGAAACTACTGGTCATGAGATCATCAAAGCCGTTCACCCGCACCCAACTATGTCTGAAGCCGTGATGGAAGCTGCCGCTGCCGCATATGGTGAGGTAATTCACTTGTAG
- a CDS encoding TonB-dependent receptor domain-containing protein yields the protein MKQLLLLFSLLTLHFSTVLAQGKITGKLQDATTKQPVGFATAALLASSDSSIVASALVEGDGSFVLTPVAEGRYHLKISFVGYSTRVMPNIQVTAAAPAVNLGVIALRSASTLLKAVEVVGQRAQVEYGLDRRVYNVGQDLSTVGGTAVDVMQNVPSVTVDQEGTVSMRGTSNITILIDGKPSALSGMGLDQIPASTIERVEVITNPSSKYDPSGTGGVLNIILKKEKQRGLNGVASVNAGMGNRYNTSLNLNYRFGKLNLFTNYDFRQDYRKGIGSLFRTSYDKTESEQDTTFFLDQQSSNSNQRGNHNVRFGADYQLTDKQSFTGSVLYRYGYREGNGTTFYRFLEENRSLNSTSTRTTRGDETSRLFEYTLGYRMTFDKPGRELTADAVFNQEEERGQDDFRQMFYNAEGRETPDRNDLQKNQGLEKEREFSLQVDYVHPFSEKGKWEAGYRSTFERNDEDVQATEFNRASGRYENSIGRTNHFVYDEWVHAVYGNYGDAIGKFSYQLGSRLEQTNIVTNQITQGKRNNIDYLNLFPSLFLTYEFSQEQKVQTSYSRRIDRPWTGQLNPFRDISDPLNIREGNPNLRPEFINSYEVNYLHFWKETTATVGIFYRRMTDVVQSIRNPFVTDNGENATLSTFQNIASGESYGLELTGTANLFKWWRLNANVSGFNYRIDATEQGLASNSRLSWTSRLNTNFTLPYKTEVQLSLNYRSPTVTVQGERSSFFMTSLSARKEVLGGKGNIILRVQDLFNTMRFNSNTFIENQLEETSRYKPQSQLVFVGFSYRFGNTAQKREREEEDIPAGPDREGGEY from the coding sequence ATGAAACAACTTCTTCTTCTATTTTCCCTTCTCACGCTTCATTTTAGTACAGTCCTGGCGCAAGGCAAAATTACTGGTAAACTGCAGGATGCTACCACCAAACAACCAGTGGGCTTCGCCACGGCGGCACTTCTGGCAAGCAGTGATTCTTCTATTGTCGCCAGTGCGTTGGTGGAGGGCGATGGATCTTTTGTCCTTACTCCAGTGGCTGAAGGACGCTATCATCTCAAAATTTCGTTTGTAGGGTACTCTACCCGTGTTATGCCCAACATTCAGGTAACAGCCGCCGCACCCGCGGTTAATTTGGGAGTGATTGCCTTACGCTCTGCGAGTACGTTGCTGAAAGCGGTGGAAGTAGTAGGACAGCGTGCGCAGGTAGAGTATGGCTTAGACCGAAGAGTCTACAATGTGGGGCAGGACCTTTCCACCGTGGGCGGGACAGCAGTGGACGTGATGCAGAACGTGCCCTCGGTGACCGTGGACCAGGAAGGAACTGTGAGCATGCGCGGTACTTCCAACATCACCATTCTCATTGATGGCAAGCCCTCTGCCTTAAGCGGGATGGGACTGGACCAGATTCCGGCCAGCACCATTGAGCGGGTAGAGGTGATCACCAATCCCTCGTCTAAATATGACCCCAGCGGAACGGGTGGTGTTTTGAACATCATTTTGAAAAAAGAGAAGCAAAGGGGCTTAAACGGAGTAGCCTCAGTGAATGCCGGGATGGGCAACCGCTATAATACTTCCTTGAACCTGAACTACCGCTTTGGAAAGCTGAACCTGTTCACCAATTATGATTTTCGGCAGGATTACCGAAAAGGCATCGGAAGCTTGTTCAGAACCAGCTATGATAAGACAGAATCTGAACAGGATACTACTTTTTTCCTAGACCAGCAATCTTCTAATTCTAACCAGCGGGGAAACCATAACGTGCGGTTTGGGGCCGATTACCAGCTAACGGACAAGCAAAGCTTCACGGGTTCGGTGCTGTACCGGTACGGTTACCGCGAGGGCAACGGTACTACCTTTTACCGTTTTTTAGAAGAAAACCGGTCGCTTAACAGCACTTCTACTAGAACCACTAGGGGTGATGAAACCAGCCGCCTTTTTGAGTACACATTGGGGTACCGCATGACCTTTGACAAACCCGGCCGCGAGTTAACCGCCGATGCCGTTTTCAACCAGGAGGAAGAACGCGGGCAAGATGATTTCAGGCAGATGTTCTACAATGCGGAAGGCCGCGAAACACCAGACCGAAACGACTTGCAGAAAAACCAAGGCTTAGAGAAGGAGCGGGAATTCTCTTTGCAGGTAGACTATGTGCATCCGTTCAGTGAGAAAGGAAAGTGGGAAGCTGGCTATCGCAGCACCTTTGAACGCAACGACGAAGATGTACAAGCCACCGAATTCAACAGAGCTTCTGGCCGCTATGAAAACAGCATTGGCCGCACCAATCATTTTGTGTACGATGAGTGGGTGCATGCCGTATACGGAAACTACGGTGATGCCATAGGCAAATTCAGTTACCAATTGGGTTCGCGGCTGGAGCAAACCAACATTGTGACAAACCAGATAACCCAAGGCAAGCGCAATAACATTGATTACCTGAACCTGTTTCCAAGCCTTTTCCTGACGTACGAATTTTCGCAGGAGCAGAAAGTACAGACCAGCTACAGTCGCCGCATTGATCGCCCATGGACGGGACAGTTAAACCCTTTCCGTGATATATCTGATCCTCTAAACATCAGGGAAGGTAATCCAAACCTTCGCCCTGAGTTCATCAATTCTTACGAGGTGAATTACTTACATTTCTGGAAGGAGACCACTGCCACCGTTGGGATTTTCTACCGCAGAATGACCGATGTGGTGCAGAGCATTCGGAACCCATTTGTAACCGATAATGGGGAAAACGCCACGCTATCAACCTTTCAAAATATTGCTTCAGGTGAGTCTTACGGACTGGAGCTAACGGGAACCGCTAACTTGTTCAAGTGGTGGCGCCTCAACGCGAATGTGTCTGGGTTTAATTATAGGATAGATGCCACTGAGCAGGGACTGGCTTCCAACAGCCGCCTGAGCTGGACCAGTCGCCTCAATACAAATTTCACCTTGCCTTACAAAACCGAAGTGCAGCTTTCCCTCAATTACCGTTCGCCAACGGTGACGGTACAGGGAGAACGTTCCTCTTTCTTCATGACCAGTTTAAGTGCCCGTAAGGAAGTGTTAGGCGGAAAGGGTAATATCATTTTAAGAGTGCAGGACTTGTTCAACACCATGCGGTTCAATTCCAACACCTTCATTGAAAACCAATTGGAAGAAACCAGCCGCTACAAGCCCCAGAGCCAATTGGTGTTTGTGGGCTTTAGCTACCGTTTTGGGAATACAGCCCAGAAAAGAGAAAGAGAAGAGGAGGATATACCTGCTGGCCCAGACCGCGAAGGGGGTGAGTACTAA